From the genome of Flavobacterium luteolum, one region includes:
- the mtgA gene encoding monofunctional biosynthetic peptidoglycan transglycosylase, whose translation MATTKKTAPKSTTNKPKPKTSSSKKSNRSFGEKIKWFFIKAALWFFGISIGSVIFFKYVPVPFTPLMLIRAIENKMAGKEVYFDHDWEPIDKISMNLQKAVIASEDGTFLTHNGFDFKALQKAYKSNERGRRIRGGSTISQQTAKNVFLWQGKSYFRKGLEAYFTVLIEIIWGKERIMEVYLNSIEMGDGVYGAYAATEHWYRRDASSLTPMQAAGIAAILPNPRKFKATGSSSYINRRKERIVREMRYVGKINYDGKEEKKK comes from the coding sequence ATGGCAACTACCAAAAAAACAGCACCAAAATCAACTACAAACAAACCAAAACCGAAGACTTCGTCTTCAAAAAAATCGAATCGTTCTTTTGGAGAAAAAATAAAATGGTTTTTTATTAAAGCCGCTTTGTGGTTTTTCGGAATTTCTATCGGGTCGGTTATCTTTTTTAAATATGTTCCTGTGCCATTTACACCTTTAATGCTTATTCGCGCCATCGAAAATAAAATGGCAGGAAAAGAAGTTTATTTTGATCACGATTGGGAACCGATTGATAAAATTTCAATGAATTTACAAAAAGCCGTTATTGCAAGCGAAGACGGAACTTTCCTGACGCATAATGGTTTCGATTTTAAAGCACTTCAGAAAGCATATAAAAGTAACGAACGCGGACGTAGAATTCGTGGCGGAAGTACAATCTCGCAGCAAACAGCCAAAAATGTCTTTTTGTGGCAGGGAAAAAGCTATTTCCGTAAAGGACTTGAAGCGTATTTTACCGTTTTAATTGAAATTATCTGGGGGAAAGAACGTATCATGGAAGTTTACTTAAACAGTATCGAAATGGGAGATGGAGTTTACGGTGCTTATGCCGCAACCGAACATTGGTATCGTCGAGATGCTTCAAGTTTAACTCCAATGCAAGCGGCGGGAATTGCGGCAATATTACCAAATCCGAGAAAATTTAAAGCGACAGGCTCTTCAAGTTATATTAATAGAAGAAAAGAACGAATTGTACGCGAAATGCGTTACGTTGGAAAAATCAATTATGATGGAAAAGAAGAAAAGAAAAAGTAA
- a CDS encoding alpha/beta fold hydrolase, whose amino-acid sequence MKSFFLSLFLIFSFFAKGQNLYIKTYGNEKNKPIIFIHGGPSGNSTLFEGTTAQKLADQGFYVIAYDRRGEGRSADPNAKFTYEEAFQDLNSIYAKYHLKKAVILGHSFGGLVATLYTHKYPQNVSALVLAGALFSQQETYDHILNTLKKKYSNDSEQLKKISIVENLNKNSAEYRKGCYELASENGFFKMPNPTAASKKLYADYEAGEFYKTNIRNKNAPLLFYQNEKQNNIDSRPFLKKIKTAGVPIYGIYGKDDGIFSSDQINSLKAITGEKHFAFLDNCSHYLFVDQQATFLSKLKNWLK is encoded by the coding sequence ATGAAGTCATTTTTTCTTTCTTTATTTCTAATATTTTCCTTTTTTGCAAAAGGGCAAAATCTCTATATCAAAACTTACGGAAATGAAAAGAACAAGCCCATAATTTTCATTCACGGAGGACCAAGTGGCAATTCAACATTATTTGAAGGAACAACAGCTCAAAAACTAGCCGATCAAGGCTTTTATGTTATCGCTTACGACCGAAGAGGCGAAGGAAGATCGGCAGATCCTAATGCAAAATTTACTTATGAAGAAGCTTTTCAGGATCTGAATTCAATTTATGCAAAATATCACTTAAAGAAAGCTGTTATTTTAGGTCATAGTTTTGGCGGTTTAGTGGCGACACTTTATACCCATAAATATCCGCAAAATGTAAGTGCATTGGTTTTGGCTGGCGCTTTATTTTCTCAACAGGAAACTTACGATCACATTTTAAATACGCTGAAGAAAAAGTACAGCAACGATTCTGAACAATTAAAAAAAATCAGCATTGTTGAGAATCTAAATAAAAATTCAGCTGAATACAGAAAAGGATGTTATGAGCTGGCTAGTGAAAACGGCTTTTTTAAAATGCCAAATCCAACAGCAGCATCTAAAAAATTATATGCCGATTATGAAGCTGGTGAATTTTATAAAACTAATATTCGAAATAAAAATGCTCCGCTTCTCTTCTATCAAAACGAAAAACAAAACAACATTGATAGTAGGCCTTTTTTAAAGAAAATCAAAACCGCTGGAGTTCCTATTTATGGAATTTACGGAAAAGATGATGGAATTTTTTCATCAGATCAAATCAATTCTCTAAAGGCAATAACTGGAGAAAAACATTTCGCTTTTCTTGACAATTGCTCTCATTATTTATTTGTCGACCAACAAGCAACATTTCTTTCTAAGCTAAAAAATTGGCTCAAATAA
- a CDS encoding enoyl-CoA hydratase/isomerase family protein, whose protein sequence is MSSESIKGSLETSFQDTIATIEFGHPASNSFPRQLLDRLTAEINLLSRDENVSVIILKSEGVRAFCSGASFDELLQVENEEQGTEFFSGFAHLLNAMRNCNKLIIGRVQGKAVGGGVGIIAACDYVFATPESDVKLSELAIGIGPFVIEPAVSRKVGKTAMTEMTLAANEWKSAEWASQKGLFSVVCESFSLDLKIDDFAKRLSSYNPEALLQMKKIIWEGTEQWESLLFERAAITGKLVLSDFTKNALLQFKK, encoded by the coding sequence ATGAGTTCAGAAAGTATAAAAGGCAGTTTAGAAACTTCTTTTCAGGATACAATTGCAACTATTGAGTTTGGGCATCCAGCTAGTAATTCTTTCCCGCGTCAGTTATTAGATCGTCTCACGGCAGAAATTAATTTGCTAAGCAGAGATGAAAATGTTTCAGTTATTATTCTGAAAAGTGAAGGGGTGAGAGCTTTTTGTTCTGGCGCTTCTTTTGATGAACTTTTGCAAGTTGAAAATGAAGAACAGGGTACAGAGTTCTTTTCGGGATTTGCTCATTTGCTTAACGCGATGCGTAATTGTAATAAATTAATTATTGGACGTGTCCAGGGAAAAGCAGTTGGTGGTGGCGTTGGTATTATTGCGGCTTGTGATTATGTTTTTGCTACGCCTGAAAGTGATGTGAAATTATCAGAATTAGCAATTGGAATAGGACCTTTTGTTATCGAACCAGCTGTTTCCAGAAAAGTAGGTAAAACTGCGATGACAGAAATGACATTGGCAGCAAATGAATGGAAATCGGCAGAATGGGCAAGTCAAAAAGGACTTTTCTCTGTGGTTTGCGAATCTTTTAGTCTGGATCTTAAAATTGATGATTTTGCAAAAAGATTAAGTTCGTATAACCCAGAAGCATTATTGCAAATGAAAAAAATTATTTGGGAAGGAACAGAACAATGGGAATCACTTTTATTTGAACGTGCTGCCATTACGGGTAAATTGGTTTTGTCTGATTTTACTAAAAATGCTTTGCTGCAGTTTAAAAAATAG
- a CDS encoding lipid A deacylase LpxR family protein, with protein MEKKKRKSKKLLFAFLILTVTLTFGQGKTTEIGFISDNDLYTSSKYDMYYTNGLELFYRFLSKNDNPKINKKITEFRIGQYIYNPRFLNKEAVTVNDRPFTAYLFAEAGKSFFYQSESVLKTDFQLGFMGPNALGEETQVGFHEIIGYKKVYGWENQLHNAFGVQAHAIYSKKMFPSKHNDFVDLYWQSEGNLGTIFSGVSTGFMARFGFKKLLPIYDSNMFNASVSAQAQPDIREFYFYAAPSVNYQFYDATIEGSMFNDTSPITFDLEPLRFNAEAGLKYRHNNFNISYSFLYRGRELKDPGIDTNSGYFYGSIRMGFLLR; from the coding sequence ATGGAAAAGAAGAAAAGAAAAAGTAAAAAACTGCTTTTTGCTTTTCTGATTTTGACTGTAACGTTAACTTTTGGACAAGGAAAAACAACAGAAATTGGTTTTATATCTGATAACGATTTATACACATCGTCTAAATATGATATGTATTACACCAATGGTTTGGAACTTTTTTACAGGTTTTTATCAAAAAACGATAATCCAAAAATCAATAAAAAAATTACAGAGTTTCGTATTGGGCAATATATTTACAATCCTCGATTTTTAAACAAAGAAGCAGTTACAGTAAATGACCGTCCTTTTACAGCTTATCTTTTTGCAGAAGCGGGAAAAAGTTTTTTTTATCAAAGCGAATCGGTTTTAAAAACTGATTTTCAATTGGGTTTTATGGGGCCAAATGCTTTGGGAGAAGAAACTCAGGTTGGTTTTCATGAAATTATAGGCTATAAGAAAGTTTACGGTTGGGAAAACCAGTTGCATAATGCTTTCGGTGTTCAGGCGCATGCTATCTACTCTAAAAAAATGTTTCCTTCAAAACATAATGATTTTGTAGATCTTTATTGGCAGTCAGAAGGAAATCTTGGAACTATTTTTTCTGGAGTTTCAACAGGATTTATGGCAAGATTTGGATTTAAAAAACTCCTTCCAATTTACGATTCTAATATGTTTAATGCTTCTGTAAGTGCACAAGCTCAACCAGACATTAGAGAATTTTATTTCTACGCGGCTCCAAGTGTCAACTATCAGTTTTACGATGCCACAATTGAAGGAAGCATGTTTAACGATACAAGTCCGATTACTTTCGATTTGGAACCACTTCGTTTCAACGCAGAAGCGGGTTTAAAATACCGACATAACAACTTCAACATATCTTATTCTTTCCTTTACCGCGGAAGAGAATTGAAAGATCCAGGAATTGATACTAATTCTGGATATTTTTATGGGTCGATAAGAATGGGGTTTTTGTTGAGATAG
- a CDS encoding YybH family protein, with translation MRHFKFLLLAFLLMLSFKGICQDKISQQVLERLKAQQTSWNNGDLEGYLDFYAPVDSVRMIYSGGVVYGKNNIADFFKKYWPKERMGKLIMTDFVVEPLSKKDAFVSAKFSVEAPNGKNSSGNFSGIMRKINGVWYLYVDHSG, from the coding sequence ATGCGTCACTTCAAATTTCTTCTTCTTGCATTCTTACTTATGCTTTCTTTTAAAGGCATTTGTCAAGACAAAATTTCACAACAAGTGCTCGAACGTTTAAAGGCACAGCAAACTAGTTGGAACAATGGCGATCTTGAAGGTTACCTTGATTTTTATGCTCCCGTAGATTCGGTTCGTATGATTTACAGCGGTGGTGTGGTATATGGAAAAAACAATATTGCAGATTTCTTTAAAAAATATTGGCCAAAAGAAAGAATGGGAAAATTGATTATGACCGATTTTGTTGTTGAACCACTTTCGAAAAAAGATGCTTTTGTGAGCGCAAAATTTAGCGTAGAAGCTCCAAATGGCAAAAATAGTTCTGGCAACTTTTCGGGAATAATGCGAAAGATAAATGGCGTTTGGTATTTGTATGTTGATCATTCGGGATAA
- a CDS encoding NAD(P)/FAD-dependent oxidoreductase, translating to MELSYWELKNWFTNVDYTIVGSGIVGLHTALRLRERFPDAKILVLERGMLPQGASTKNAGFACFGSLSEIMDDLKTHSEEDVVSLIEKRWKGLQLLRKRLGDTAIDFKPHGGYELFLKEDEFGFNECISKMPFINEVLKPLFKADVFSKEVDRFGFQNIQDYLIFNPFEAQIDTGNMMQELLKQAILADILILNQQTVTSYLDAGNHVEVVLSDFSFKTQKLLFATNGFAGSLTNGAVKPARAQVLITEPIHNLDIKGTFHLDRGYYYFRNIGDRILLGGGRNLDFEGETTTEFGQTKIIQNRLEDLLKNVILPNQDFQIAHRWSGIMGIGNSKNPVVTQLSENVFCGVRLGGMGVAIGSLIGTELADLI from the coding sequence ATGGAACTAAGCTATTGGGAACTTAAAAACTGGTTTACGAATGTAGATTATACCATTGTGGGCAGCGGAATTGTTGGCCTGCATACTGCATTACGCTTACGCGAAAGATTTCCTGATGCAAAAATTCTGGTTCTCGAGCGTGGAATGCTTCCGCAAGGAGCCAGTACAAAAAATGCTGGTTTTGCCTGTTTCGGGAGTCTGTCTGAAATTATGGATGACTTAAAAACACATTCAGAAGAAGATGTTGTGTCACTTATCGAAAAACGTTGGAAAGGATTGCAATTACTTCGAAAAAGATTAGGGGATACGGCAATTGATTTTAAACCGCATGGCGGATATGAATTGTTTTTAAAAGAAGATGAATTTGGATTTAATGAATGTATTTCTAAAATGCCGTTTATCAATGAAGTTTTGAAACCGCTTTTCAAAGCCGATGTTTTTTCTAAAGAAGTAGACCGATTTGGATTTCAAAATATTCAGGATTATTTAATTTTTAATCCGTTTGAAGCACAGATTGATACTGGAAATATGATGCAGGAATTGTTGAAACAAGCAATTTTGGCAGATATTTTAATCTTAAATCAGCAAACTGTAACGTCATATCTAGATGCTGGAAATCATGTTGAAGTAGTTTTAAGCGATTTTAGTTTTAAAACCCAAAAATTACTTTTCGCGACTAATGGCTTTGCGGGTTCTTTGACAAATGGGGCAGTGAAACCTGCTAGAGCTCAGGTTTTAATTACAGAACCAATTCACAATTTAGATATTAAAGGAACGTTTCATTTAGACCGCGGTTACTATTATTTCAGAAACATTGGCGATCGAATTTTATTAGGGGGAGGGAGAAATCTTGATTTTGAAGGAGAAACAACAACCGAATTTGGGCAGACGAAAATTATTCAAAATAGATTGGAAGATTTACTGAAAAATGTAATTTTACCAAATCAGGATTTTCAAATTGCGCACCGATGGAGCGGCATTATGGGAATCGGAAATAGTAAGAATCCTGTCGTAACTCAGCTTTCTGAAAATGTGTTCTGTGGAGTGCGTTTAGGCGGAATGGGAGTGGCGATAGGCAGTTTAATAGGAACAGAATTAGCAGATTTAATATAA
- a CDS encoding helix-turn-helix domain-containing protein, giving the protein MSTATKPNHIGRKISRIRELRDMKQEALAQALGTNQQAISAIENSETIDDAKLAEIAKALGVTPEAIKSFSEENVFNYFNTFTDSHGNFGNFASGAICNFNPLDKVVELYERLVQAEKDKVEYLEKLMKEK; this is encoded by the coding sequence ATGAGCACAGCAACAAAACCAAATCATATAGGGCGAAAAATAAGCCGCATTCGTGAACTTCGTGATATGAAGCAAGAAGCTTTGGCACAAGCTTTAGGAACAAACCAACAAGCTATTTCTGCTATAGAAAATAGTGAAACAATCGATGACGCAAAACTTGCCGAAATAGCAAAAGCTCTCGGTGTAACTCCAGAAGCTATAAAGAGTTTTTCGGAAGAAAATGTGTTTAATTATTTTAATACATTTACAGATAGTCATGGAAACTTTGGAAATTTTGCTAGTGGGGCAATTTGCAATTTCAATCCTCTTGATAAAGTAGTTGAACTTTATGAGCGTTTAGTTCAGGCTGAAAAAGACAAAGTTGAATATTTGGAGAAATTAATGAAAGAGAAATAA
- the tnpA gene encoding IS200/IS605 family transposase yields MPQSLYKVYVHLVFSTKKRYPFIDDDIKEKLWAYLGGICKGLECNPIQVGGYNDHVHILCLLSKKITQMKLVEEVKKQSSKWVKTVDSRYANFYWQDGYGIFSVNPSQLDIVIKYIKNQEEHHRKKTFKKELLAFLNKYNVEYDERYLWD; encoded by the coding sequence ATGCCTCAATCATTATACAAAGTATATGTGCATCTAGTGTTTAGCACAAAAAAACGTTATCCGTTTATTGACGACGATATAAAAGAAAAATTATGGGCTTACCTCGGAGGAATTTGCAAAGGGCTAGAATGCAATCCCATTCAAGTAGGAGGATATAATGACCATGTTCATATTCTATGCTTATTATCTAAAAAAATTACACAAATGAAATTGGTTGAAGAAGTAAAAAAACAATCATCAAAATGGGTAAAAACAGTAGATTCGCGTTATGCAAATTTTTACTGGCAGGACGGGTATGGCATTTTTTCTGTTAATCCTTCTCAATTGGATATCGTTATAAAGTACATTAAAAACCAAGAAGAACATCATAGAAAAAAGACATTCAAAAAAGAACTTTTAGCTTTTCTAAACAAATATAATGTTGAATATGACGAACGTTATCTTTGGGATTAG
- a CDS encoding UDP-2,3-diacylglucosamine diphosphatase: protein MKKIYFASDQHFGAPTPELSLPREKKFVAWLDEVKEDAEAIFLLGDLFDFWFEYKTVVPKGFVRILGKLAEIRDSGIPIYFFVGNHDLWMNDYFETELNIPVYHDNKEFTFNGKTFLIGHGDGKGPGDKGYKRMKKVFTNPFSKWLFRWLHPDVGVSLAQYLSVKNKLISGDEDVKFLGEENEWLVLYAKRKLETKHYNYFIFGHRHLPMIIPVGENSEYVNLGDWIGYFTYGVFDGEKFELKKFEK, encoded by the coding sequence ATGAAAAAAATATATTTTGCTTCAGATCAGCATTTTGGTGCGCCAACTCCAGAATTGAGTTTACCGCGTGAAAAGAAATTCGTGGCTTGGCTTGATGAGGTTAAGGAAGATGCAGAAGCAATTTTTTTATTGGGAGATTTATTTGATTTTTGGTTTGAATATAAAACGGTGGTTCCGAAAGGTTTTGTTCGAATTTTAGGCAAACTGGCTGAAATTCGCGACAGCGGAATTCCAATCTACTTTTTTGTTGGAAATCATGATTTGTGGATGAATGATTATTTTGAAACCGAATTGAATATTCCGGTTTATCACGATAACAAAGAGTTTACATTTAACGGAAAAACGTTCCTGATTGGTCACGGAGACGGAAAAGGTCCTGGTGATAAAGGCTACAAACGAATGAAAAAGGTATTTACAAATCCGTTTTCAAAATGGCTTTTCCGCTGGCTTCATCCAGATGTTGGCGTAAGTTTGGCTCAATATTTATCAGTAAAAAACAAACTGATTTCGGGCGACGAAGATGTAAAGTTTTTGGGTGAAGAAAACGAATGGCTGGTTTTATATGCCAAACGAAAACTAGAAACCAAACATTATAATTATTTCATCTTCGGGCACCGCCATTTACCAATGATTATTCCGGTTGGAGAAAACTCCGAATATGTCAATCTTGGCGATTGGATCGGCTATTTTACTTACGGTGTTTTTGACGGTGAAAAATTCGAGCTTAAAAAATTCGAAAAGTAG
- a CDS encoding S9 family peptidase has translation MKKLVLTTLIMMSLNAIGQNVMSPELLWKLGRVTPLGISKDAKNVVFKVSTPSVADNKSTSKIYTIPVTGGTATEIKDTKDILADKNISPDGKFIVYNDEVKLESVLGKDFYPSLTKSDAQIYDGLDYRHWDTWNEGKFNHVFYKENKDGAKGIDILKGETFDSPQKPFGGDEDYIWSPDSKSIFYVCKKKAGTAYAISTNTDIYEYNLETQKTTNKTEGNLGYDTAPQFSPTGNLTWLQMKRDGYESDKNDIIVEFKGMKQNLTANWDGTVDNFIWSKDGRTVFFVAPIDGTKQLFSVNFPGLTKIAINVRQLTNGDFDVNDLIGFSGDDIIVTRTDMNHAGEIYSFNLKKNTWKQLSNVNTDTYKTLALSKTEKRYVTTTDGKKMLVWVILPPNFDASKKYPTLLFCQGGPQSALTQSYSFRWNFSLMAAKGYVVVAPNRRGMPGHGVEWNEQISKDWGGQVMDDYLSAIDDVAKESYVDKSRLGCVGASYGGYSVFYLAGIHKNRFKTFIAHDGVFNTVSMLGTTEEVFFNNWDFGGPYWEKDNAVAQKAYTTFNPATLVQNWNKPILIFQGGKDFRVPIGQGQEAFQAAQLRGIKSRFVYFPDENHWVLKPQNAQVWQGEFFKWLDETL, from the coding sequence ATGAAAAAACTAGTATTAACAACCTTAATAATGATGAGTTTAAATGCTATCGGACAGAATGTTATGTCTCCGGAATTGTTATGGAAATTAGGAAGAGTGACACCTCTTGGCATTTCTAAAGATGCGAAAAATGTCGTTTTTAAAGTTTCAACGCCTTCTGTGGCCGATAACAAGTCGACTTCTAAAATCTACACGATTCCTGTAACTGGAGGAACTGCAACCGAAATTAAAGATACAAAAGACATTTTGGCTGATAAAAACATTTCGCCTGACGGAAAATTTATCGTTTACAATGACGAAGTAAAACTGGAAAGTGTTTTAGGTAAAGATTTTTACCCAAGCCTAACAAAATCTGATGCTCAAATTTATGATGGATTAGATTACCGTCATTGGGACACTTGGAACGAAGGAAAATTTAATCACGTTTTTTATAAAGAAAACAAAGACGGAGCAAAAGGAATCGACATATTGAAAGGAGAAACTTTCGATTCTCCACAAAAACCTTTTGGAGGTGACGAAGATTATATCTGGTCGCCAGACAGCAAAAGCATTTTTTACGTTTGCAAGAAAAAAGCAGGAACTGCTTATGCAATTTCTACCAACACAGATATTTATGAGTACAATTTAGAAACTCAAAAAACTACTAATAAAACCGAAGGTAATTTAGGTTACGATACAGCGCCACAATTTTCTCCGACAGGAAATTTAACTTGGCTACAAATGAAACGTGACGGTTACGAGTCGGACAAAAATGATATTATTGTTGAGTTTAAAGGAATGAAACAAAACTTAACGGCAAACTGGGACGGAACTGTAGATAATTTTATCTGGAGTAAAGACGGAAGGACTGTATTTTTTGTGGCTCCAATTGACGGAACAAAACAACTTTTCTCTGTTAATTTTCCTGGTTTAACTAAAATCGCCATCAATGTTCGTCAATTGACAAATGGAGATTTTGATGTAAATGATTTAATTGGTTTCTCTGGAGATGATATTATTGTTACAAGAACAGACATGAATCATGCTGGTGAAATTTATTCTTTCAATTTGAAGAAAAATACTTGGAAACAATTATCAAATGTAAATACAGATACTTATAAAACTTTAGCTTTAAGTAAAACTGAAAAACGTTACGTTACAACAACTGACGGTAAAAAAATGTTGGTTTGGGTAATTCTTCCTCCAAATTTTGATGCTTCTAAAAAATATCCAACTTTATTATTCTGCCAAGGTGGACCTCAAAGTGCATTGACGCAATCATATTCTTTCCGTTGGAATTTCTCTTTGATGGCTGCAAAAGGTTATGTAGTTGTGGCTCCAAACCGTCGCGGAATGCCAGGACATGGAGTTGAGTGGAATGAGCAAATCAGTAAAGATTGGGGCGGACAAGTTATGGACGATTACCTTTCTGCAATTGATGATGTTGCAAAAGAAAGTTATGTTGACAAAAGCCGTTTAGGTTGCGTTGGTGCTAGTTACGGTGGATATTCTGTATTTTATTTAGCTGGAATTCACAAAAACCGTTTCAAAACTTTTATCGCTCATGATGGAGTTTTCAATACCGTTTCTATGTTAGGAACTACTGAAGAGGTGTTCTTTAACAACTGGGATTTTGGCGGACCTTACTGGGAAAAAGATAATGCGGTAGCGCAAAAAGCATATACTACTTTCAACCCTGCAACTTTGGTTCAGAACTGGAATAAGCCAATTTTGATTTTCCAAGGAGGAAAAGATTTCCGTGTGCCAATCGGACAAGGACAAGAAGCTTTCCAAGCAGCTCAATTAAGAGGAATCAAAAGTAGATTTGTGTATTTCCCAGACGAAAATCACTGGGTTTTAAAACCACAAAATGCTCAGGTTTGGCAAGGTGAATTTTTCAAATGGTTAGACGAAACTTTGTAA
- a CDS encoding 6-pyruvoyl trahydropterin synthase family protein, with protein sequence MSNIRITKQFSFETGHALYGYDGKCKNVHGHSYKLSVTVIGSPITDRSNVKFGMVIDFSDLKKIVKEEIVDQFDHATVFNQTTPHIELANELKNRGHHVILVDYQPTSENMVVDFAERIVARLPEGISLFSLKLQETESSFAEWYASDNI encoded by the coding sequence ATGAGTAATATCAGAATTACAAAACAATTTAGTTTCGAAACCGGTCACGCTTTGTACGGTTACGACGGAAAATGCAAGAACGTTCACGGACACAGTTATAAATTATCGGTAACGGTTATTGGTTCGCCAATTACAGACCGATCGAATGTAAAGTTCGGAATGGTGATTGACTTTTCTGATCTAAAGAAAATTGTAAAAGAAGAAATCGTCGATCAGTTTGATCATGCAACTGTTTTCAATCAGACTACACCGCATATCGAATTGGCCAATGAATTGAAAAACCGTGGACATCATGTGATTTTGGTAGATTATCAGCCAACAAGCGAAAATATGGTGGTTGATTTTGCAGAGAGAATCGTTGCAAGGCTTCCAGAAGGAATTTCTCTTTTCTCATTAAAACTTCAGGAAACAGAATCGTCTTTTGCAGAATGGTACGCATCGGATAATATCTAA
- a CDS encoding cytochrome c3 family protein, whose product MKKAAFLLTITVLALLFASCNNKSEEYIDPRGTDYAGSESCIQCHKVQSDMAFKSSHFKATSPAILGNVSGDFDSKNHTFIYDKDTKLVMEKRGDSLYQVVYKNGKETAKYKFEIVFGTKHAQTSVYWKDNNTYELPVSFYHSINNWATSPGFPADKPYFDRMVVKDCYSCHASNASSRSVNQNSEQRNMMSMDVEDIIKKETIVYGIDCERCHGPAKKHVEFHLKNPNVKVANNITSFKTLNRQQKLDACALCHAGNDGMKLKSRFEFKPGDNLSEFFRETKSINDTTNFDVHGNQYRLMAQSKCFIKSDKMDCITCHNPHENASKNMASYSKICMSCHQGLKHKETTLKTMPEKLLASNCVECHMPKKASGAIKFQLSNSKQLSEYILRTHKIGIYPTSAK is encoded by the coding sequence ATGAAAAAAGCTGCATTTCTACTTACCATAACCGTTCTGGCACTTCTTTTTGCCAGCTGCAATAATAAATCAGAGGAATACATTGATCCGCGTGGAACTGATTACGCAGGTTCAGAAAGTTGTATACAATGCCATAAAGTACAATCAGACATGGCATTCAAAAGTTCGCATTTTAAAGCGACCTCTCCAGCAATTTTAGGAAATGTTTCAGGCGATTTCGATTCTAAAAATCATACTTTCATTTATGATAAAGACACCAAACTGGTCATGGAAAAACGTGGAGACAGTTTGTATCAAGTTGTTTATAAAAACGGTAAAGAAACAGCCAAATACAAATTTGAAATTGTTTTTGGAACCAAACACGCTCAAACTTCAGTTTACTGGAAAGACAACAATACATACGAATTGCCAGTTTCTTTTTATCACTCTATAAACAATTGGGCAACAAGTCCAGGTTTTCCTGCCGACAAGCCTTATTTTGATCGAATGGTAGTTAAAGATTGCTATTCGTGCCACGCCTCAAATGCCAGCAGCCGAAGCGTAAATCAAAATTCTGAACAAAGAAATATGATGTCTATGGATGTTGAAGATATCATTAAAAAAGAAACAATTGTTTACGGAATTGACTGTGAACGCTGCCACGGTCCTGCGAAAAAGCATGTTGAATTTCATCTAAAAAATCCAAACGTAAAAGTTGCCAATAACATTACAAGTTTCAAAACCTTAAACAGACAGCAAAAGCTAGATGCGTGTGCATTATGTCACGCAGGAAATGATGGAATGAAACTAAAATCGCGTTTTGAATTTAAACCTGGAGATAATTTATCAGAATTCTTTCGTGAGACTAAAAGTATTAATGATACAACAAATTTTGATGTTCATGGCAATCAGTATAGATTAATGGCACAAAGCAAATGTTTTATCAAAAGCGACAAAATGGATTGTATCACCTGCCACAATCCGCATGAAAATGCTTCCAAAAACATGGCTTCATATTCTAAAATCTGTATGAGTTGCCATCAAGGTTTAAAGCACAAAGAAACCACTTTAAAAACAATGCCAGAGAAGTTATTGGCGAGCAATTGTGTAGAATGCCACATGCCGAAAAAAGCATCTGGAGCAATTAAGTTTCAGCTTTCAAACAGTAAACAGCTTTCAGAATATATTTTGCGAACGCATAAAATTGGCATTTACCCAACAAGCGCAAAATAA